From one Mytilus edulis chromosome 1, xbMytEdul2.2, whole genome shotgun sequence genomic stretch:
- the LOC139505511 gene encoding uncharacterized protein: MASSKPIPCGPCEEGKVNTKADIWCYNCNEGLCSTCSGQHKKFKGTRDHKTIDIKSFKPSIQTIKTECDKHGQQLNLYCPSHLMPCCDECISTNHSKCTGIKSLANIVEKTKIDQSKQTLEKQINSINHCLEKLVTNKSKNIARGEREYESIQDIIVKTREKMDSLLIQLEKKLCNEAETILNQVKSEASDLITEIKGKQKILKKMQDHLQTVIPHTSKLQSFLGVYQIEQQIHQCQRYVYDLENDERAKEFNIKMKQNDEIENILSKLESLESLVEVMVDRTETDLNRETSVRRKAQVESQSNINNMTMSIETQIEINIKKYISDMICLMDGRVIVVEHWGKVNLFTSDGKLQKLLPIPGGACSVTQINPNTIAITYTREKAIKIFNMENETVTKVITLDKACYGLSFSNNSLAVGLSIDEIRIIDLEGNTLKSIQVESKTYLYQLVYSNDRVIYRDYNGKAVNCYDESGKQIWQYTQDLSGPKGLCIDTYGNIIIADFNSDSIIVLSKDGQNSKVLISEEGGLKDPQCICFKHKESSGFICDNNGTYLSKFNLSVG; encoded by the coding sequence ACACGTGATCATAAAACAAttgatattaaaagttttaaaccaTCCATTCAAACTATCAAGACAGAATGTGACAAACATGGTCAACAACTCAACTTGTATTGTCCTAGTCATTTAATGCCTTGCTGTGATGAATGTATTTCCACAAATCATTCTAAATGTACGGGAATAAAAAGTTTAGCAAATATAGTtgagaaaacaaaaattgaccAATCCAAACAaacattagagaaacaaattaaCTCAATCAATCATTGTCTGGAAAAATTGGTTACTAACAAATCTAAAAACATAGCAAGAGGTGAACGTGAATATGAAAGCATACAAGATATCATTGTTAAAACTCGAGAGAAAATGGACAGTCTTTTAATCCAACTAGAGAAGAAGTTATGCAATGAGGCAGAAACTATCTTAAACCAGGTAAAATCAGAAGCATCAGATTTGATAACTGAAATTAAAGGAAAACAGAAAATCTTAAAGAAAATGCAAGACCACTTACAAACAGTCATACCACACACTTCAAAACTCCAATCATTTCTAGGTGTATATCAGATTGAACAACAAATACATCAATGTCAGCGATATGTTTACGATCTGGAAAATGATGAAAGGGCAAAAGAATTTAAcatcaaaatgaaacaaaatgatgagATAGAAAACATACTAAGCAAGTTAGAATCACTAGAATCTTTAGTAGAAGTAATGGTTGATAGGACAGAAACAGACTTGAACAGAGAAACAAGTGTGAGGAGGAAAGCACAAGTAGAATCACAATCCAACATAAACAACATGACTATGAGTATAGAGACACAGATAGAGATCAACATAAAGAAGTATATCAGTGACATGATTTGTCTGATGGATGGAAGAGTTATAGTAGTGGAACATTGGGGTAAAGTTAACCTATTTACTTCAGATGGTAAACTACAGAAACTATTACCTATACCTGGTGGAGCCTGTAGTGTTACACAGATCAATCCGAACACTATAGCTATAACTTATACAAGGGAGAAAGCCATTAAGATCTTCAATATGGAGAATGAAACAGTTACCAAAGTTATCACATTAGACAAAGCATGCTATGGTTTATCATTCTCCAATAATTCTCTGGCTGTAGGTTTGAGTATTGATGAAATCCGTATTATAGACTTGGAAGGAAATACACTGAAGTCAATACAAGTTGAGAGTAAAACATACCTGTATCAGCTTGTTTACAGTAATGACAGAGTAATCTATAGGGACTATAATGGTAAAGCAGTAAACTGTTATGATGAATCAGGTAAACAGATCTGGCAATATACACAGGATTTATCAGGACCAAAAGGACTTTGTATAGATACTTATGGTAACATTATTATAGCAGACTTTAACTCAGATAGTATAATAGTATTATCAAAAGATGGACAGAATAGTAAAGTACTGATTAGTGAAGAGGGTGGACTGAAGGATCCTCAgtgtatttgttttaaacataaagAGTCTTCAGGTTTTATATGTGATAACAATGGCACATACTTGTCAAAATTCAATTTATCTGTGGGATAA